A window of Novosphingobium terrae contains these coding sequences:
- a CDS encoding putative quinol monooxygenase, with protein sequence MSEEIAVVAYLQALEGQGAAVEAVIRPCVEASRQEAGCRYYTAHTDSTRPGLFVFIERWADQAALDAHTRTEHFQALIAGVEGKLAGTPEIQTLKALA encoded by the coding sequence ATGTCCGAAGAGATCGCCGTCGTCGCCTATCTGCAGGCGCTTGAGGGGCAGGGCGCCGCCGTGGAGGCCGTGATCCGCCCCTGCGTCGAGGCCTCAAGGCAGGAAGCAGGCTGCCGGTATTACACCGCCCATACGGACAGCACCCGCCCGGGCCTTTTCGTCTTTATCGAACGCTGGGCCGATCAGGCAGCGCTCGATGCCCACACCCGAACCGAGCATTTCCAGGCGCTGATCGCCGGTGTGGAAGGCAAGCTGGCCGGCACGCCGGAGATCCAGACGCTCAAGGCGCTGGCATGA
- a CDS encoding response regulator: MNLELDSLRRHFGRLLLVLLWAHVPLMGLVAWVMGRPPLFPMLAATVLAGAYHLIWLQRGIAPPTRYLSAVALVGEPALLLFLLRGHPWQMDMHMYFFAMLALTIAWFDRSAILVAAAATALHHLLLLYLLPYAVFPGEGDLGRVLLHAAIVAFQTAVLVWLSNMVVESFERIGRMSAEITDKNVALEERTREAEEANRSKSMFLANMSHEIRTPMNAILGFCHLFQRLDLDAKQRDYITKINGAGVSLLRLINDILDFSKNEAGKLTLESHAFDLRTAIDNQLHLVAENAAAKGVALRHSIDEAIPTELLGDELRFNQVLLNLLSNAVKFTQAGEVTVSAILLTRDDQEARIEVSVRDTGIGLTPEQQASLFNVFTQADSSTTRKFGGTGLGLAISKQIVELMGGQIRVESEPGVGSTFIFQVDMALAQASQALALQPPPALRDLRVLVADDNAAARQIVGEIFRDWGMAVDLVASGAEAISAIEMTLQSGKPYDLLLLDWKMPGMDGIDTIEAMRRIPGLSKPPVTLIVTAYGNDAFMSELGKAEISAFLTKPVDARAMLDTITNLFVDAKPIRQDAQPETSGVPMVSPALRGLRVLLVEDNEINREIAQELLTDAGLQFDIAENGKIACDLVAERHATYAAILMDVQMPEMDGIEATTIIRRSHAADALPIIAMTAHAYEEERQRCFAAGMNDHIAKPISPPVLVRTLDRWLKADRGTVAPVVAASEPAPKVDSVLPDQLPPFGLEAALGRVNGKAALLRKLILSFADSYAHAGQSLRDLLKTDHAEARRFAHTLKGVSGSLELPGIQAVAAEIERRIAAEDVTGMEGRIADLEAKLAPAIAAALSLKGEQPVGQDHAGPAAADPVEVSAASARLRDQIQRRSLKARSGFDALAQTMGLSAEAMAEHPIRKALERLNYDQALALLDEEHTPILPEIREAS; this comes from the coding sequence ATGAACCTTGAGCTTGACAGCCTGCGCCGCCATTTCGGGCGCCTTCTTCTCGTTCTGCTCTGGGCACATGTGCCCTTGATGGGGCTGGTCGCCTGGGTGATGGGGCGGCCGCCGCTGTTTCCCATGCTGGCCGCCACCGTGCTGGCCGGGGCCTATCATCTGATCTGGCTGCAGCGCGGCATCGCGCCGCCCACCCGCTATCTCTCCGCCGTTGCGCTGGTGGGGGAGCCGGCGCTGCTGCTGTTCCTGCTGCGTGGCCATCCCTGGCAGATGGACATGCATATGTATTTCTTCGCCATGCTGGCCCTGACCATTGCCTGGTTCGATCGCAGCGCCATTCTGGTCGCGGCGGCGGCGACGGCCCTGCACCATCTGCTGCTGCTCTATCTGCTGCCCTATGCCGTCTTCCCCGGTGAGGGCGATCTGGGCCGGGTGCTGCTGCATGCCGCCATCGTCGCCTTCCAGACCGCCGTGCTGGTCTGGCTGAGCAATATGGTGGTGGAGAGCTTCGAGCGCATCGGCCGCATGAGCGCGGAAATCACCGACAAGAATGTCGCGCTGGAAGAACGCACCCGCGAGGCCGAAGAGGCCAACCGCTCCAAGAGCATGTTCCTGGCCAATATGAGCCATGAGATCCGCACGCCGATGAATGCCATCCTCGGCTTCTGCCATCTGTTCCAGCGGCTGGATCTGGATGCCAAGCAGCGGGACTACATCACCAAGATCAATGGCGCGGGCGTGTCGCTGCTGCGGCTGATCAACGATATTCTCGACTTTTCGAAGAATGAGGCCGGCAAGCTCACGCTGGAAAGCCATGCCTTCGATCTGCGCACCGCGATCGACAACCAGCTTCATCTGGTGGCCGAGAATGCCGCAGCCAAAGGCGTGGCGCTCCGGCATTCCATCGATGAGGCGATCCCCACCGAATTGCTGGGGGATGAGTTGCGCTTCAATCAGGTGCTGCTCAACCTGCTCAGCAATGCGGTGAAATTCACACAGGCGGGCGAAGTGACCGTCTCTGCCATTCTGTTGACCCGCGACGATCAGGAGGCGCGGATCGAGGTCTCGGTGCGTGACACCGGGATCGGCCTCACGCCTGAACAGCAGGCCTCCCTGTTCAATGTCTTCACGCAGGCCGACAGTTCGACCACGCGCAAATTCGGCGGCACCGGCCTGGGGCTGGCGATCAGCAAGCAGATCGTCGAACTGATGGGCGGGCAAATCCGCGTCGAGAGCGAGCCCGGCGTCGGCAGCACCTTCATCTTTCAGGTCGATATGGCGCTGGCACAGGCGTCGCAGGCGCTGGCACTGCAGCCGCCCCCGGCCCTGCGCGATCTGCGCGTGCTGGTGGCCGATGACAATGCCGCCGCGCGCCAGATCGTGGGCGAAATCTTCCGCGACTGGGGCATGGCGGTCGATCTGGTCGCCTCGGGCGCGGAGGCGATCAGCGCCATCGAGATGACGCTGCAATCGGGCAAGCCCTATGATCTGCTGCTGCTCGACTGGAAGATGCCCGGCATGGACGGCATCGACACCATTGAGGCGATGCGCCGCATTCCGGGTCTGTCCAAACCGCCGGTCACGCTGATCGTCACCGCCTATGGCAATGACGCCTTCATGTCGGAGCTGGGCAAGGCGGAAATCTCCGCCTTCCTCACCAAGCCGGTGGACGCGCGGGCAATGCTCGACACGATCACCAACCTGTTTGTGGATGCCAAACCGATCCGGCAGGATGCCCAGCCTGAAACGAGCGGCGTGCCCATGGTCTCGCCAGCGCTGCGCGGCCTGCGCGTGCTGCTGGTGGAGGACAATGAGATCAACCGCGAGATCGCTCAGGAGCTGCTCACCGACGCCGGATTGCAGTTCGATATCGCGGAAAACGGGAAGATCGCCTGCGACCTTGTTGCCGAGCGCCATGCGACTTACGCCGCGATCCTGATGGATGTGCAGATGCCCGAGATGGACGGCATCGAGGCCACTACCATCATCCGCCGCAGCCATGCCGCCGATGCCCTGCCGATCATCGCCATGACCGCCCATGCCTATGAGGAGGAGCGCCAGCGCTGCTTCGCGGCGGGGATGAACGATCATATCGCCAAGCCGATCTCGCCACCGGTGCTGGTGCGCACGCTCGACCGCTGGCTGAAAGCGGATCGCGGGACGGTGGCGCCGGTTGTGGCGGCAAGCGAGCCCGCCCCCAAAGTGGATAGCGTTCTGCCCGACCAGCTTCCGCCCTTCGGGCTGGAAGCGGCGCTGGGGCGTGTCAACGGCAAGGCGGCCTTGCTGCGCAAGCTGATCCTCTCCTTTGCCGACAGCTATGCCCATGCCGGACAGAGCCTGAGGGATCTGCTCAAAACCGACCATGCCGAAGCGCGGCGCTTCGCCCATACGCTCAAGGGCGTGTCCGGCTCACTCGAACTGCCCGGGATTCAGGCGGTGGCGGCAGAGATCGAGCGCCGGATCGCGGCGGAGGATGTCACCGGAATGGAGGGCAGGATCGCCGATCTTGAGGCGAAACTCGCCCCCGCCATCGCCGCGGCACTCAGCCTCAAGGGTGAACAGCCGGTGGGGCAGGATCATGCCGGCCCGGCGGCTGCTGACCCTGTCGAGGTCTCCGCCGCCAGCGCGCGGCTGCGCGATCAGATCCAGCGCCGCAGCCTCAAGGCGCGCTCGGGCTTCGATGCCCTGGCGCAGACCATGGGGCTCTCCGCCGAGGCCATGGCCGAGCACCCCATCCGCAAGGCGCTGGAAAGGCTGAATTACGATCAGGCTCTGGCGCTGCTCGATGAAGAGCATACGCCCATCCTCCCCGAGATCAGAGAAGCATCATGA
- a CDS encoding diguanylate cyclase: MTDRASILIVDDEVSNIEIINAILEDDYEISFATSGQEALETARTILPDLILLDVLMPGMDGFEVCRQLKSEALLADVPVIFTTGLGDTADEVRGLTLGAIDYVTKPVEPVILRARVGNHVELKRLRDRMAEMAVTDALTGLSNRRGMEKILNTETARLARTGEWLSVIMLDIDFFKLFNDNYGHPAGDRCIAMIASALNRAVKRAADVSARYGGEEFACILPGADAQAAMFVAQEILLQVQTLDIPHAHSLISNRVTVSVGVASARCEPGLTPDMWINHADSQLYQSKHGGRNQISAHIFGGEVAEEVSELKDA, encoded by the coding sequence ATGACGGACAGGGCCTCCATCCTGATCGTGGACGATGAAGTCTCCAACATCGAGATCATCAATGCGATCCTTGAGGATGATTACGAAATCTCCTTCGCCACCTCGGGGCAGGAAGCGCTGGAGACGGCGCGGACCATCCTGCCGGATCTGATCCTGCTCGATGTGCTAATGCCCGGCATGGATGGTTTCGAGGTCTGCCGTCAGCTGAAAAGCGAGGCTCTGCTGGCCGATGTTCCGGTGATCTTCACCACCGGCCTTGGCGATACGGCCGATGAGGTGCGCGGCCTGACGCTGGGCGCCATCGATTATGTCACCAAGCCTGTCGAGCCGGTGATCCTGCGCGCGCGGGTCGGCAATCATGTGGAGTTGAAGCGCCTGCGTGACAGGATGGCGGAAATGGCCGTCACCGATGCGCTGACGGGCCTCTCCAACCGGCGCGGTATGGAGAAGATCCTGAACACCGAGACCGCCCGGCTGGCGCGCACGGGGGAATGGCTGTCGGTGATCATGCTCGACATCGATTTCTTCAAGCTGTTCAATGACAATTACGGCCATCCGGCGGGCGACCGCTGCATCGCCATGATCGCCTCGGCGCTGAACCGCGCCGTCAAGCGGGCGGCGGATGTGTCCGCCCGCTATGGCGGCGAGGAATTTGCCTGCATCCTGCCGGGAGCGGACGCTCAGGCCGCGATGTTCGTGGCGCAGGAAATCCTGCTTCAGGTGCAGACGCTGGACATTCCCCATGCCCATTCGCTGATCAGCAACCGCGTGACGGTCAGCGTGGGCGTGGCCTCCGCGCGCTGCGAGCCGGGTCTCACCCCCGATATGTGGATCAACCACGCCGACAGCCAATTGTATCAGAGCAAGCATGGCGGGCGGAACCAGATCTCCGCCCATATTTTCGGCGGCGAGGTGGCAGAGGAGGTCAGCGAACTCAAGGACGCCTGA